The genomic stretch GCTGGTGTACAAAAGCGTATCGGTCTCGGCAACGGCCCGCACCCGGACGCCGGCACGATGCAGCGCTGCCGCGAACTCGACGGCGCCCAGCGTGCGCCCCGGGTGCAGGATCACCAGGTGGTGCGGCCTGAGATGCCCGGCGAGCATCCGGGCGAGATCCCGGTGGGCTGTCGCCGGCGTGGCGATGATGACCACGTCGGCGCCGGCCACCCGGGAGACATCCGTGGTCGCCTCTTCGAGCGGCATGGGACCGTGCCAGAGCCCTTCGACGTGGATGCGCGGGTCGTCCAGCAGCTTCACGATGCGATCCGGGCTGCGATTGATAAGCACCGCTCGCAGCCCAACCCGG from Bacillota bacterium encodes the following:
- a CDS encoding 2-dehydropantoate 2-reductase N-terminal domain-containing protein; the encoded protein is MTRARWAVVGAGAGGLATAAHLSRVGLRAVLINRSPDRIVKLLDDPRIHVEGLWHGPMPLEEATTDVSRVAGADVVIIATPATAHRDLARMLAGHLRPHHLVILHPGRTLGAVEFAAALHRAGVRVRAVAETDTLLYTS